A genomic region of Anopheles coustani chromosome 3, idAnoCousDA_361_x.2, whole genome shotgun sequence contains the following coding sequences:
- the LOC131268981 gene encoding vacuolar protein sorting-associated protein 16B, giving the protein MESKDDDYWNDSTNKSFNFDEDDVAVLEIPSNNKRSLFGEDNTSEVNYGHTQGEIPLHMIISDEHLELVLQEQSRNEFTIPKGISLEEEVKLLRKKIQEFDYAPPTESVIRKLILGKPCSLEMFRAFSEKEQLLDQAVASGSGNAILKVTLFLDRTLKKKLFYSMLQTRPEAVYHYMTYLSLRLKVTECTDLLVFLGRHHEASLLQFSIFVCSTLNVEFKKQRLKKIYCDYFSQPGSNSFYAQLVANYINLLEYQTGELHASGGTSKAIGIQDKSVLETLNYVCGNYKWGDTSLQTNANPFKLAENHQVSQAQFEWIALNERAKRQAWLDFDHIFEKKAWLNLKQKSFKINIPIDRTILRLYALHAPDPVLNTFLGKVEDLQRRLALARKVHSRHGIIDALVMLKDRAELEAFRDTLDAGTEERLYAENALKSLNNKWKSDAMKLIK; this is encoded by the exons ATGGAATCTAAAGATGACGATTATTGGAATGATTCTACTAATAAATCGTTTAATTTCGACGAAGATGAT GTGGCAGTTCTCGAGATACCATCCAACAACAAACGCAGCCTTTTCGGGGAGGACAATACATCGGAAGTGAACTACGGTCATACGCAGGGAGAAATCCCGTTGCACATGATCATTTCGGACGAACACCTCGAGCTCGTTCTGCAGGAACAATCAAGAAATGAATTCACCATTCCTAAAGGAATCTCTTTGGAGGAGGAAGTCAAACTGCTGCGTAAAAAGATACAGGAGTTCGATTATGCTCCACCGACGGAATCGGTGATTCGCAAACTCATACTCGGTAAACCATGCTCGTTGGAAATGTTTCGCGCATTTTCGGAGAAGGAGCAACTGCTTGATCAAGCTGTTGCCTCTGGCAGTGGCAATGCAATCCTCAAAGTGACTCTTTTCCTGGATCGtactttgaagaaaaaactatTCTACAGTATGCTGCAAACCCGCCCGGAGGCAGTTTATCATTATATGACCTATTTGTCACTTCGTTTAAAGGTTACGGAATGCACGGATTTACTTGT ATTCCTTGGAAGACACCATGAAGCAAGT TTGCTGCAGTTTTCCATATTCGTTTGTAGTACACTCAATGTGGAATTTAAGAAGCAGAGATTGAAAAAGATTTATTGTGACTACTTCTCACAGCCCGGATCGAACTCATTCTACGCACAGTTAGTTGCAAATTACATAAATCTATTGG AATACCAAACCGGCGAACTTCATGCTTCAGGTGGAACTAGCAAAGCAATCGGCATTCAAGATAAATCCGTTCTCGAAACGTTAAATTATGTGTGCGGAAATTATAAATGGGGCGACACGTCCTTGCAAACGAACGCCAATCCATTCAAGCTGGCCGAAAATCATCAGGTATCACAAGCACAGTTCGAATGGATAGCATTAAACGAGCGGGCAAAACGCCAAGCGTGGCTAGATTTTGATCatatttttgagaaaaaagccTGGCTTAATCTCAAACAGAAATCTTTCAAAATTAACATTCCCATTGATCGAACTATCTTGCGGTTGTACGCACTGCATGCACCAGATCCGGTTCTGAACACGTTCCTTGGCAAAGTTGAGGATCTACAAAGAAGATTGGCCTTGGCTCGAAAAGTGCATTCCAGGCATGGTATCATTGATGCGTTGGTGATGCTTAAAGATCGTGCGGAGTTGGAAGCCTTTCGGGATACATTGGATGCTGGGACGGAGGAGCGACTTTACGCCGAAAATGCCCTGAAATCATTG AATAACAAGTGGAAAAGTGATGCCATGAAATTAATAAAGTGA
- the LOC131269915 gene encoding alpha-1,3/1,6-mannosyltransferase ALG2, whose protein sequence is MVRILFVHPDLGIGGAERLVVDAALALQSKGHTVRFLTNHHDPEHCFDETKDGRLQVMTVGDWLPRDIFGKFYAVCAYIRMVYAAFYYSLFLSKKEPVDVVFCDLISLGIPIFRLARPNPKILFYCHYPDQLLSKPGNLLKQCYRMPLNYLEEVTTAQADGILVNSKFTSRVFKETFKRISTDPDVLYPSLNTRFFDESTMSESDQVVKLPKDAFVFLSINRYERKKNLPLALHSLKALQERLSPMEWNKVCLIMAGGYDDRVLENVEHYDELEELAEDMQIRPKVRLLKSPTDRQKLYLLHRAQALIYTPEFEHFGIVPLEGMYLSKPVIAANSGGPTETIIHEQTGFLCEPLPSDFASAMAKLVKDERYCERMGDMGRKRVQQRFSFEAFSTKLDNIVVDLIQNDAEKKAK, encoded by the coding sequence ATGGTGCGCATATTGTTCGTTCATCCGGATCTGGGTATCGGTGGAGCTGAACGGCTTGTAGTGGATGCTGCATTGGCCCTCCAGAGCAAAGGGCACACGGTCAGATTTCTTACCAACCATCACGATCCGGAACATTGCTTCGACGAGACAAAAGATGGGCGTTTGCAGGTCATGACGGTCGGGGACTGGCTGCCAAGAGACATTTTCGGGAAGTTCTACGCCGTTTGTGCTTACATCCGGATGGTCTATGCTGCATTCTACTACAGTCTTTTCCTGTCCAAAAAGGAACCGGTGGATGTGGTGTTTTGCGATCTCATTTCGCTCGGGATACCTATTTTCCGATTGGCCAGACCTAATCCGAAGATTCTCTTTTACTGCCACTACCCCGATCAGCTGCTCTCCAAGCCAGGCAACCTACTCAAACAATGCTATCGCATGCCGCTAAACTACCTCGAGGAGGTAACCACGGCCCAAGCTGATGGTATTTTGGTAAACAGTAAATTTACCAGCCGGGTGTTCAAAGAAACATTCAAACGTATCTCAACCGACCCGGATGTGCTGTATCCATCGCTGAACACTCGCTTTTTCGATGAATCCACCATGAGCGAATCGGATCAGGTGGTCAAGCTACCGAAAGATGCGTTCGTCTTCCTGTCGATCAACAGATATGAGCGGAAGAAGAATCTCCCATTGGCTCTGCATTCTTTAAAGGCACTTCAGGAACGGTTGTCCCCGATGGAGTGGAACAAAGTGTGTCTTATTATGGCCGGTGGATACGATGACCGGGTGCTGGAAAACGTTGAGCACTACGACGAGCTCGAAGAACTAGCAGAAGATATGCAGATTCGACCTAAGGTTCGCCTTCTGAAGTCTCCAACCGATCGTCAGAAGCTGTATCTCCTACATCGCGCTCAAGCACTCATCTACACTCCAGAGTTCGAACACTTCGGTATAGTTCCGCTGGAGGGAATGTACCTTTCGAAGCCTGTCATCGCGGCCAACAGTGGCGGTCCCACGGAAACAATCATCCACGAACAGACCGGGTTCTTATGTGAGCCCCTCCCAAGCGATTTTGCCAGTGCCATGGCCAAGTTGGTGAAAGACGAAAGATACTGCGAGCGAATGGGTGATATGGGGCGCAAGCGCGTCCAGCAACGATTCTCGTTCGAGGCTTTCAGCACCAAGCTGGACAATATTGTCGTCGATCTGATTCAAAACGATGCAGAGAAGAAAGCCAAATAG
- the LOC131260695 gene encoding coiled-coil domain-containing protein 174 — MNDPNRKIEIDKSSLLSLKAELLRKQEEVGRARVNSSVEDFVPKKVPKPEKDASEGRKKGSNNRKEKKPRPAVTELEDAAQLARSKQMLQAKAKYYERMVASGGALNTDENSLVMFNKKKQDAKPTHYFSEDSEEHKSDLSDSDSTTDSDSNEDDDNKWVEYTDCLGRTRKCLKKDLPQCMERDRELAKSVEPREGQRREDMDGTTDSTTLPKEPEENLQNIEEQEDGDIIGPMPSMVTAEPDVGERFREMREQWVEQEEANLEKDSIHYQDVLFNEARLHGVGYYAFSTDQQERSRQREELDSIRDSTIEAQREREALRQARDKIIADRVKAARARQRARLGLPPEEEEEENKPTEKTSDQLYETAEERRLKKIEEKERKKREKEERRRERERAQHVRPWDAGKDPNGEEKDWVPAKERFVLSQHEWNDLKRGERIAEFAPPQFDRPSASNDRRREWSQPPWNPAPRACVESDSLESSEDEETIVGPMPPTMGDGSLPVEQQGNLLDDIPLPEEEPSARTLFFTTKKNPPKKELKRRNLNAVETVTSANQPPIPIRNELSDDELSTNTTQEVRGKGAEIEPPPTYDYYGPSGGTGASRKRPATDTQSMLEASIEAGLKFLRNQSDKAGGPGTKNRWSSNADY; from the exons ATGAACGATCCTAATCGTAAAATAGAAATTGATAAATCTTCG CTTCTTAGCTTAAAAGCGGAACTACTTCGTAAGCAGGAAGAGGTCGGAAGAGCAAGAGTGAACTCGTCCGTGGAAGATTTTGTTCCCAAAAAAGTACCCAAACCGGAAAAGGATGCATCTGAGGGTCGAAAGAAAGGTTCCaacaatcgaaaagaaaagaaaccgagGCCAGCAGTCACCGAACTGGAAGATGCTGCACAGTTGGCTCGATCGAAGCAGATGTTGCAGGCGAAAGCGAAGTATTACGAACGGATGGTGGCCTCCGGCGGTGCGCTTAACACGGACGAGAATAGTTTGGTGATGtttaacaagaaaaaacaagatgCAAAACCGACACACTACTTTTCCGAGGATTCAGAAGAACATAAAAGCGATTTAAGTGATTCCGATTCAACCACCGACAGCGATAGCAACGAAGACGATGACAACAAGTG GGTGGAATATACCGATTGTTTGGGACGCACTAGAAAATGCCTCAAGAAGGACCTGCCGCAATGTATGGAGAGAGACCGAGAACTAGCAAAATCGGTGGAACCACGAGAGGGACAACGACGAGAGGATATGGACGGCACGACCGATAGCACAACACTTCCGAAAGAGCCCGAGGAAAATCTGCAGAACATTGAGGAGCAAGAAGACGGAGATATTATTGGACCAATGCCCTCGATGGTCACTGCTGAGCCGGATGTTGGAGAAAGATTCCGTGAGATGCGGGAGCAGTGGGTGGAGCAGGAAGAAGCAAACTTGGAAAAAGATTCAATACACTACCAGGACGTATTATTCAACG AGGCTCGATTGCACGGTGTTGGATACTATGCCTTTTCAACCGACCAGCAGGAACGCAGTCGCCAGCGGGAAGAATTGGACTCAATCCGAGACTCCACCATTGAAGCGCAACGGGAACGGGAAGCGTTACGGCAAGCACGCGATAAAATCATCGCCGATCGAGTTAAGGCTGCACGTGCCCGCCAGAGGGCTCGCCTGGGCTTACcaccggaggaggaggaggaggagaacaaGCCCACTGAGAAGACGTCTGATCAGTTGTATGAAACGGCGGAAGAACGGCGGCTTAAAAAGATCGAAGAGAAGGAGCgcaaaaagagggaaaaggaGGAACGCAGAAGGGAACGCGAAAGGGCACAACACGTGCGGCCTTGGGACGCCGGGAAAGATCCCAATGGGGAGGAGAAGGATTGGGTTCCGGCCAAGGAACGCTTCGTCCTTTCGCAGCACGAGTGGAATGATCTGAAACGAGGGGAACGAATCGCCGAATTTGCTCCACCGCAATTCGACCGACCAAGTGCTTCCAATGATCGCAGGCGAGAGTGGTCACAACCGCCTTGGAATCCAGCCCCGAGGGCGTGTGTGGAGTCGGACTCGCTGGAATCAAGCGAAGATGAAGAGACCATCGTTGGGCCGATGCCACCAACGATGGGAGATGGCTCACTTCCGGTCGAACAGCAGGGAAATCTTCTGGACGACATTCCGCTACCGGAGGAGGAACCTTCGGCTCGAACTCTCTTTTTCACCACAAAAAAGAACCCACCCAAGAAGGAATTAAAACGACGGAATCTGAATGCCGTTGAAACGGTCACTTCCGCCAACCAACCGCCAATTCCGATTCGCAACGAGCTAAGCGACGACGAGTTGTCCACTAATACGACCCAGGAAGTGCGCGGAAAAGGGGCAGAAATTGAACCTCCTCCAACGTACGATTATTATGGTCCTTCTGGAGGCACAGGAGCGAGCCGGAAGCGACCCGCAACGGACACCCAATCGATGCTGGAGGCGTCCATCGAAGCAGGGCTTAAGTTTTTGCGGAACCAGTCCGATAAAGCGGGTGGTCCGGGAACCAAAAATCGTTGGTCTTCAAATGCGGACTATTGA
- the LOC131260696 gene encoding uncharacterized protein LOC131260696: MNYINVLSILTVFLWILAVQLVDAKKCYICGEGADGPFKTLPTHGGQSSVPIVEGTCEDFRPEEKYAFECPPSYTSCLTQVDGDIETRTCGETLAINDCKSANNIDYCYCIEDLCNRLSRVEIRRSIEESLMPAHRRNRLGSGTHHHHQPPNNSDDEDMLEASGMDGDRSESQRTLQHHQREILHNEGIAVAAAPTHRDVTTQITITLKPVATSTDRRSKDGNDPGVGGGNVTEADRSGETNAIASGSSSVDTLSLARFSSIAFFASLRWFLLSEQH, from the exons ttttcctGTGGATCCTGGCGGTCCAGCTGGTCGACGCAAAAAAGTGCTACATTTGCGGTGAAGGTGCCGACGGCccgttcaaaacacttccgacgCACGGTGGACAAAGCAGTGTCCCGATTGTGGAAGGAACGTGCGAAGATTTCCGGCCGGAGGAAAAATACGCATTCGAATGCCCACCGTCGTACACGAGTTGCCTGACGCAGGTTGATG GTGATATCGAGACGCGAACATGCGGTGAAACCTTAGCCATCAACGATTGCAAGAGTGCCAACAACATCGACTATTGCTACTGCATCGAAGACTTGTGCAACCGGTTGTCTCGGGTCGAGATTCGTCGATCGATCGAGGAGTCGTTGATGCCGGCACACCGTCGGAACCGACTGGGTAGTGGAacgcatcaccaccaccagccgcCCAACAATAGCGACGACGAGGACATGCTCGAGGCTTCCGGCATGGATGGCGATCGAAGCGAATCCCAGCGGACGCTGCAGCATCATCAGCGGGAGATTCTGCACAACGAAGGGATCGCCGTTGCCGCCGCACCGACCCATCGGGATGTTACGACACAAATTACCATCACGCTCAAGCCGGTGGCCACTTCGACCGATCGGCGGAGTAAAGACGGTAATGATCCGGGTGTCGGGGGAGGCAACGTGACGGAAGCCGATCGGAGCGGCGAAACAAATGCCATCGCAAGTGGCAGCAGCTCAGTGGACACGCTTTCCCTGGCCCGGTTTAGTTCTATCGCGTTTTTTGCCTCGCTCAGATGGTTTCTTTTGAGCGAACAACATTAA